The following are encoded in a window of Camarhynchus parvulus chromosome 1A, STF_HiC, whole genome shotgun sequence genomic DNA:
- the KCNJ4 gene encoding inward rectifier potassium channel 4 has product MGSVRVNRYSIVSTEEDGHKVSTLGSMNGHSRNGKGHAPRRKHRNRFVKKNGQCNVYFANLSNKSQRYMADIFTTCVDTRWRYMLMIFSAAFLVSWLFFGFLFWCIAFFHGDLNAPAVAGSPSLPKPCIMHVNSFLGAFLFSVETQTTIGYGFRCVTEECPLAIMAVVVQSIVGCVIDSFMIGTIMAKMARPKKRAQTLLFSHHAVISVRDGKLCLMWRVGNLRRSHIVEAHVRAQLIKPYMTEEGEYLPLDQRDLNVGYDVGLDRIFLVSPIIIVHEIDEESPLYGIGKEELETENFEIVVILEGMVEATAMTTQARSSYLASEILWGHRFEPVVFEEKNHYKVDYSRFHKTYEVAGTPCCSARELQESKMTILPSPPPPSAFCYENELALVSQDEDEDDDEVGVVLGGNTKEEGGIIQMMDFGSHLDLERLQATLPLDTISYRRESAI; this is encoded by the coding sequence GTACAGCATCGTGTCCACCGAGGAGGATGGACACAAGGTCTCTACACTGGGCAGCATGAATGGGCACAGCCGGAATGGCAAGGGCCACGCTCCCCGGCGGAAGCACCGCAACCGCTTCGTGAAGAAGAACGGCCAGTGCAACGTTTACTTTGCCAACCTGAGCAACAAATCCCAGCGCTACATGGCCGACATCTTCACCACCTGTGTGGACACGCGCTGGCGGTACATGCTGATGAtcttctctgctgccttcctggtCTCCTGGCTCTTCTTTGGCTTCCTCTTCTGGTGCATCGCCTTCTTCCACGGCGACCTCAATGCACCGGCGGTGGCAGGTAGTCCCTCTCTGCCCAAGCCCTGCATTATGCATGTGAACAGCTTCCTGGGggcttttcttttctcagtgGAGACACAGACAACCATCGGGTACGGCTTCCGCTGCGTGACTGAGGAGTGCCCGCTGGCCATCATGGCAGTTGTGGTGCAGTCCATCGTGGGCTGTGTGATTGACTCCTTCATGATTGGCACCATCATGGCCAAGATGGCAAGGCCCAAGAAGCGGGCCCAGACCCTCCTCTTCAGCCATCATGCCGTCATCTCCGTGCGGGATGGCAAACTGTGTCTCATGTGGAGGGTGGGCAACTTGAGGAGGAGTCACATCGTGGAGGCCCATGTCCGAGCCCAGCTCATCAAGCCCTACATGACGGAGGAAGGGGAATACCTCCCCCTGGACCAGCGGGACCTAAATGTGGGCTACGACGTGGGTCTGGATCGTATATTTTTGGTCTCACCCATTATTATCGTTCATGAGATTGATGAGGAGAGCCCCCTCTATGGGATTGGCAAGGAAGAGCTGGAGACGGAGAATTTTGAAATTGTGGTTATTCTGGAGGGGATGGTGGAAGCCACAGCCATGACCACACAGGCACGAAGCTCTTACCTTGCTAGTGAAATCCTTTGGGGTCATCGCTTTGAACCGGTTGTGTTTGAGGAGAAGAACCACTACAAAGTGGATTACTCCCGCTTTCACAAGACATACGAGGTAGCTGGCACACCTTGCTGCTCAGCCCGGGAGCTGCAAGAAAGCAAGATGACCATCCTACCTTCTCCACCACCTCCCAGTGCCTTCTGCTACGAGAATGAGCTGGCACTTGTCAGTCAAGATGAAGACGAAGATGATGATGAAGTGGGTGTAGTTTTAGGGGGCAACACCAAGGAGGAGGGAGGTATCATCCAGATGATGGATTTTGGAAGCCACCTGGACCTGGAGCGGCTCCAGGCAACTCTGCCTCTAGATACAATCTCATACCGCAGGGAGTCAGCCATCTAA